The following proteins come from a genomic window of Pirellula staleyi DSM 6068:
- a CDS encoding flagellar basal body P-ring protein FlgI, protein MILAKPQPLLTLASTFTAICTLLVASAVADHRIGDLCRIKGQEANTLHGMGLVVGLKGTGDVDSKATQRALARYMELMGHRLSTDAQGSVLLDELKSVRNVALVFITATVPPGGAQQGDTLDCLISAISAKSLEGGHLMLTELYGPLPGDRTVYGLCQGLVSIDDVIKPQTGRVPLGCTVERKVQNEFVKDGKLTLVMHKDHAAFQTTAYLEQLINQQRDFSPGASTASGIAHAVDQVKIEVLIPPTYADNPALFASLLLDTRVFPPKTDTKVIINERKRAIIVGADVEIAPVAVMHGNRVIQTGGEPVNQFVTVDPTADTSQTKLAALVDALNALKIPAEDVIDIIKMLKHKRALYGELIIE, encoded by the coding sequence ATGATCCTCGCTAAACCCCAACCACTCCTGACGCTCGCCAGCACCTTCACAGCGATTTGCACGCTGCTGGTGGCCTCGGCTGTGGCCGACCATCGCATCGGCGATCTTTGCCGCATCAAGGGTCAAGAGGCCAACACGCTGCATGGCATGGGGCTGGTGGTGGGGCTGAAGGGAACCGGGGATGTCGATAGCAAAGCGACCCAGCGTGCCCTGGCTCGCTACATGGAATTGATGGGGCATCGCTTGTCGACCGACGCTCAAGGGAGCGTGCTGCTCGATGAACTCAAGAGTGTGCGAAACGTCGCGCTGGTGTTCATCACCGCGACAGTTCCACCCGGCGGTGCCCAGCAAGGTGACACGCTCGATTGCCTGATTAGCGCCATCAGCGCCAAGAGTCTCGAAGGGGGCCATTTGATGCTGACCGAACTCTATGGTCCGCTCCCCGGCGACCGCACAGTGTATGGTTTGTGCCAAGGGCTGGTGTCGATCGACGATGTGATTAAGCCCCAAACGGGACGCGTGCCACTCGGCTGCACGGTCGAACGCAAAGTGCAAAACGAGTTTGTGAAAGATGGCAAGCTCACGCTGGTGATGCACAAGGATCATGCAGCGTTTCAGACCACCGCTTATCTCGAGCAGCTGATCAATCAGCAGCGCGACTTTAGCCCTGGTGCCTCGACCGCCAGCGGCATTGCCCACGCCGTGGATCAGGTGAAGATCGAAGTGCTGATTCCTCCGACCTATGCCGATAATCCAGCGCTGTTTGCATCGCTGCTGCTCGACACCCGCGTCTTCCCCCCGAAGACCGACACCAAAGTGATCATCAACGAACGGAAGCGGGCGATCATCGTTGGGGCTGATGTCGAGATCGCTCCCGTCGCCGTGATGCATGGCAATCGTGTGATTCAAACCGGTGGCGAGCCAGTGAATCAGTTCGTAACGGTCGATCCAACGGCCGATACCTCGCAAACCAAATTGGCCGCGCTTGTCGATGCCCTCAACGCCCTCAAGATTCCCGCCGAAGATGTGATCGACATCATCAAGATGCTCAAGCACAAGCGGGCCCTCTACGGCGAATTGATCATCGAATAG
- a CDS encoding rod-binding protein produces the protein MQITPSQLSMASEPAGFGAAKSGDQLREAFGQFVGNSLFTQMLSSMRETVEKSEYFHGGRAEEVFQGQLDQLLADELTEASSESLAGPMFELFQLQRQS, from the coding sequence ATGCAAATCACACCTTCGCAACTCAGTATGGCCAGCGAACCTGCCGGCTTCGGCGCCGCGAAATCGGGCGACCAGCTGCGCGAGGCGTTTGGCCAGTTCGTCGGGAACTCGCTCTTCACGCAGATGCTCTCGTCGATGCGTGAAACGGTGGAGAAGTCGGAATATTTTCACGGTGGGCGGGCGGAAGAAGTGTTTCAAGGTCAGCTCGATCAACTCCTGGCCGACGAACTGACCGAAGCGAGCAGCGAATCGCTCGCCGGACCGATGTTCGAGCTGTTTCAGCTGCAGCGGCAGAGCTAG